The Streptomyces cathayae DNA segment CCAAGATCGGCGCCATCGGCCTGGTGATCGTGGGAAGCGCCTTGCTGGGCCGTCGTCGTGCCCGGACCGCGGGCACCGAGGAGACGGCCGAGGCGGAACGCGCCTGACGCCGCCGGTCGGTGAGCGACGTCGGACGGCGGCGGCTTCCTGGATTCCGCGCATCGCGTCCGGCGTACCGCCTGTGAGGGCGGTGCGCCTCCACAGGCGATGCGCCGGCCATCGCGAGGAAGGGCCCGCAGATGCGGGCCCTTTTGGTTTCCCACCTTGCGCGGAGGTGAGCCGCCGCGCTGCAACCAGGGTGCAAGGCGTGCTTCGACCCGGGGCTCGTCGCGCCTGGCGGATATCCACTCTTGACTGCCATGTACTTTGCGATGCAAAGTACAGCTGTGGGCGGCCGACCGACCGTCCGCTTCCCGGCGCTGCCGAAGCGCGACCACAAGGGGGAGAGCGTGGGGACACCGTCACTGGGCAGTGGGGGATCCGGGCCGGGGGCGCAGGTGGCCGACCTGCTGGCGGCCACGGAAGGTTTACGGGTCAGGACCCGCGCACAGATGAACGGCTCGTGGGTCTCCCTCCTGGGCTTCGGCCTTCTCGCGCTGGCGTCCGCCCCGGTGGCCCGGTACGCCTTCAACTTCGGAGCCCACGGTCGCAACGTCGCGTCCTACCCGGCCTTCGCCTACGCCGAGCTGATCGGCCTGTGCGTCGTCCACGAACCGGGAACCCCCTGTGTGGAGGGCGAGTTCGACGGCGCCGTGCTGCGCTTCGTGGCCTGGGGCGTGTGGTTCGGGCTCCTTCCCCTGGCATGGTTCGCCTTCGCTCGCTGGTACCGCCTGCGCGGCGAGGTCCGGGGCGTCGTCCCCCGCCGCGGCATGTGGATCTGCACGACCGCCGTAGTCACCGCCGTGATCATGACCGCCCTGACGTCCATGCTGTTCGGGCTGTTCGGCTGGAGTCAGTCGTTGGAGGTCGCGCTGCTGCAGAACAACTACGCCTCCCCGTGGTACCTGGTCGGTATCGGGTTCGTCGCCCTCGGGCTGGTCGAACGCAGCTGGATCGCCGTAGCCGCCGGCGCCGCTCACGCCCTGCTGCTCACCGGCTACCTCGGTGCCTCCTGGGGCACGGGGTGGCTCCCCTGGCAGCACCCCGCCCACCCCGACTGGACCGACGGACCGCAGGTCAAGGCGCTGCTGCTTGCCTCGATCCTGCTCCTCGCCGGCCTGGCCGAGTGGGGGGTGGCACGTCATCGAGCCGGACCCGCTCGTGCCGATGCGGATACGGTTGTCCCATGAGTGTCGGGGATGCGGCGGAGGCGTGGGACGGCCGGGAAGGGCTCCATCCGACGCAGTCGCTGGACGACACCGTCCATCAGCGTGTGCGACTCGGCATCCTCACCATCGCCCGAGAAGCAGACCGGGTCGAGTTCGGCTTCCTGAAGAAGCAACTGGCCGTCACGGACGGAAACCTCTCCCGGCACCTGAAGGTGCTGGAGGAGTCGGATCTGATCACCGTGGACAAGGGCTACGTCGGTCGGCGTCCCCGAACGTGGATCGCCCTCACCCGTGAAGGCGCGCAGGCGCTGGACGCCGAACTTCGTGCCCTGCGTGCACTCGTCCTCCGGCTGGAGAGCCCCCGTCCGGCTCCCGGCACGTCCGAGGCGTGACGCTGTTCCAGGAGTGCGGCCCTCGGATCCGTGGGGTCATGAAGCCGTTCGCAGGAGGCGGAGTTGGCCGATCTCCGTGGCGTTCTTCAGCAGTTCGGTGTTCACCCAGGCGGCCATGTGGGCCACGGTGTACGCCGGGTCGGCCGGCCAGGGGAACGATGCTGTGGCGTCCAGGTCGGTGTCGGCCAGGCCGTCCAGCGCCGCGAGCCACTCCGTTCGCAGGCCGCGCAGCCACTGGACGGTCGCCGGGCCTGCTCCGGGCCAGGTGATCTCGGTCCGCTCCCGGGGCCGGCGTCCGTGCGCGTGGTCCAGGGTCACGCTCCACCACCAGCCGATGTGCCAGCTGACCCAGGCGATGGTCGGCACGGGTACGGGGTCGGGCTCGGTCTCCGCCCAGTCGGGGGTCCAGGTTCCGTCGGCGGAGCGGTGCATCGTCCAGCAGTGGGCGGTGGGCTGCCACAGGAAGTCGTCCGGCTCCAGCCGCTCCAGGTGGTACTCGAACAGGGACCAGGTCAGGTCGAACTGCCAGCGCAGTAGTTCTGTTCGGGAGAGGGGGACGGAGGCGGGGGCGGGGGTGGCGTGGGTGGGTGACATGGTCGGCACTCCAGGGCGGTGGTGCGTCAGGGGTGGTGGCCCGTCATGCGGGCCGCCGAGGCGATGGTCGCGCGGGCCTCGCGTTCGGACAGGC contains these protein-coding regions:
- a CDS encoding winged helix-turn-helix domain-containing protein, producing the protein MSVGDAAEAWDGREGLHPTQSLDDTVHQRVRLGILTIAREADRVEFGFLKKQLAVTDGNLSRHLKVLEESDLITVDKGYVGRRPRTWIALTREGAQALDAELRALRALVLRLESPRPAPGTSEA
- a CDS encoding DinB family protein, giving the protein MSPTHATPAPASVPLSRTELLRWQFDLTWSLFEYHLERLEPDDFLWQPTAHCWTMHRSADGTWTPDWAETEPDPVPVPTIAWVSWHIGWWWSVTLDHAHGRRPRERTEITWPGAGPATVQWLRGLRTEWLAALDGLADTDLDATASFPWPADPAYTVAHMAAWVNTELLKNATEIGQLRLLRTAS